A window of Ignavibacterium sp. contains these coding sequences:
- a CDS encoding dihydroorotate dehydrogenase electron transfer subunit has protein sequence MLIVNSPVKEIKEIQKDIFLQKIYSPEIARQIKPGQFLNIRVSETVSPLLRRPFSICDVDEDYIYLMFNIFGEGTRILSHKHIDDTIDILGPLGNGFNFTNDFDTAIIVAGGLGSAPFPFLTRLLKDKFDIYSFVGGRSKNDVITYNLLNVQTATDDGSLGFNGNVVQLFEKNLPSFKSKRIKVFGCGPNAMLRALKEVCIAHNINCEVSTECAMACGFGICQGCPIESTEQSDKYLLVCKDGPVFNVKDVKI, from the coding sequence TTGCTTATTGTTAATTCTCCGGTTAAAGAGATAAAAGAGATACAAAAAGATATTTTTCTTCAAAAAATTTATTCACCCGAAATTGCACGACAGATTAAACCTGGTCAGTTTCTTAATATTCGTGTCAGCGAAACTGTTTCTCCATTATTAAGAAGACCTTTTAGTATCTGCGATGTTGATGAGGATTACATCTATCTGATGTTTAACATATTTGGCGAAGGAACAAGAATACTTTCGCATAAACATATTGATGACACTATTGATATTCTTGGGCCACTTGGTAATGGCTTTAATTTTACAAATGATTTTGATACTGCTATAATTGTTGCAGGTGGACTTGGTTCAGCACCATTTCCTTTCCTCACCAGATTGCTAAAGGATAAGTTCGATATCTACAGCTTTGTCGGTGGAAGATCTAAAAACGATGTGATTACTTATAATCTGTTAAATGTGCAAACAGCAACAGATGATGGCTCGCTCGGCTTTAATGGAAATGTAGTTCAGTTATTTGAAAAAAATCTTCCATCGTTCAAATCAAAGAGAATTAAAGTTTTCGGTTGCGGACCAAATGCAATGTTAAGAGCTTTGAAAGAAGTTTGCATTGCTCACAATATCAATTGTGAAGTTTCAACTGAGTGCGCAATGGCTTGTGGTTTCGGAATCTGTCAGGGTTGTCCAATTGAATCAACTGAACAATCAGATAAGTATCTGCTTGTTTGCAAAGATGGTCCTGTTTTTAATGTGAAGGATGTGAAAATATGA
- a CDS encoding mannose-1-phosphate guanylyltransferase, with protein MNIYAVIMAGGVGSRFWPRSKKALPKQLLKIFGDSTMIQATVERIDDLIDRNKIFIITNEIQAPEVKNQLKDIPEENIIVEPFGRNTAAAIGLASIIIKAKDPEAVTIVLPADHIIKEEEIFRNTLHNAAKFAFEKKALVTIGIHPTRPETGYGYIQIDDKKIQDNIYKVLTFAEKPNYATAVRFLESGDFLWNSGMFIWRVDTILEEIRTYMPDLFEGLVEIENHLNKKDFHDVLVKTYGQMKKISIDYGIMEKSTKVYLTKGFFTWSDVGSWEEVYQLSEKDSNGNALVGKVYTDKVIDSYIYSPDKFTAVIGVDNLIIINYDDTLLVCRRDRAQDVKNIVEYLKMNKMDEYC; from the coding sequence ATGAACATTTATGCTGTTATAATGGCGGGAGGAGTTGGTTCCCGTTTCTGGCCAAGAAGCAAAAAAGCATTACCAAAACAGTTGCTGAAAATTTTTGGTGATAGCACTATGATTCAGGCAACGGTTGAACGAATCGATGATCTTATTGACAGAAATAAAATTTTCATTATCACTAATGAGATACAAGCACCGGAAGTTAAGAATCAGTTAAAAGATATTCCTGAAGAAAATATTATTGTTGAACCATTCGGAAGAAACACTGCCGCTGCAATTGGTTTGGCATCAATCATCATAAAAGCAAAAGATCCGGAAGCTGTTACAATCGTTCTTCCGGCAGATCACATAATAAAAGAAGAAGAAATTTTCAGAAACACTCTTCATAATGCTGCTAAGTTTGCTTTTGAAAAGAAAGCATTAGTAACAATAGGAATTCATCCAACAAGACCTGAAACAGGTTATGGATATATTCAGATTGATGACAAGAAAATTCAGGATAACATTTATAAAGTTTTAACATTTGCTGAAAAACCGAATTACGCTACTGCTGTCAGATTTCTTGAAAGCGGTGATTTTCTTTGGAATAGTGGAATGTTTATCTGGCGTGTTGATACAATTCTTGAAGAAATAAGAACTTATATGCCTGATTTATTTGAAGGTCTTGTTGAAATTGAAAATCATCTTAACAAAAAAGACTTTCACGATGTTCTGGTAAAAACTTATGGACAAATGAAAAAGATTTCCATCGATTATGGAATTATGGAGAAATCAACTAAAGTTTATCTTACAAAAGGATTTTTTACCTGGAGTGATGTAGGAAGTTGGGAAGAGGTTTATCAATTATCCGAAAAAGATTCGAACGGTAATGCGCTGGTTGGTAAAGTTTATACTGACAAAGTAATTGATTCGTATATTTATTCACCGGATAAATTTACTGCAGTAATTGGAGTTGATAATCTTATCATAATAAACTACGATGATACATTACTTGTATGCAGAAGAGACAGAGCTCAGGATGTTAAAAATATTGTTGAATACTTAAAGATGAATAAAATGGATGAGTATTGTTGA
- the alr gene encoding alanine racemase, giving the protein MRSSQAIINLSNLKKNFSNIRKKVYPAKVMAVVKADAYGHGVKEVVNTLKSLNDKPEYYAVALVDEGIELRKYGIKEPILVFDAVANNNVEDYLNYNLIPTVFTIKDLDFLKVARKKNNYRKNICVHVKVDTGMNRLGVNYKHAFDFIEYLSYQKDFIIDGIYTHFATSDVYNDSFAKLQLKRFKELIEKLRAKNFSTGLIHAANSGAIINMPDSYFDMVRPGISLYGYYPSQQTNESIKLFPVMSVISKVASFKRIEKGDTVSYSRKFKASKPTNIVSVSLGYADGYSRKMTNKSFAIINEKIYRQVGVVTMDRIMFDVGNDKINIGDEVILLGKSKKHEISGWDWCNILKTIPYEITCNISKRVPRIYIE; this is encoded by the coding sequence ATGCGTTCATCTCAGGCAATAATAAATTTATCAAATCTAAAAAAGAACTTCTCAAACATTAGAAAAAAAGTTTATCCTGCTAAAGTAATGGCTGTTGTAAAAGCTGATGCTTATGGTCATGGAGTGAAAGAAGTAGTTAATACTTTAAAATCACTTAATGATAAACCAGAGTACTATGCTGTTGCATTAGTTGATGAAGGTATTGAGCTAAGAAAATATGGTATTAAAGAACCAATTCTTGTTTTTGATGCAGTAGCTAATAATAATGTCGAAGATTATCTCAATTATAATTTGATTCCGACTGTTTTCACAATCAAAGATTTAGATTTTCTAAAAGTTGCCAGAAAAAAAAATAATTACAGAAAGAATATTTGTGTTCATGTAAAAGTTGATACAGGAATGAACAGACTTGGTGTCAACTACAAACACGCTTTTGATTTCATAGAATATCTTTCTTATCAAAAAGATTTTATAATAGATGGAATTTATACTCACTTTGCAACTTCTGATGTTTACAATGATTCGTTTGCTAAACTCCAACTGAAAAGATTTAAAGAGTTAATTGAAAAACTTCGTGCAAAAAATTTTTCAACCGGATTAATTCATGCTGCAAACAGTGGAGCAATAATTAATATGCCTGATTCATACTTTGATATGGTTAGACCGGGAATTTCTTTGTATGGTTATTATCCTTCACAGCAAACAAATGAATCAATCAAATTATTTCCTGTAATGTCAGTTATTTCCAAAGTTGCTTCATTCAAAAGAATTGAGAAAGGTGATACAGTTAGTTATAGTAGAAAATTCAAAGCTTCAAAACCGACTAATATTGTTTCAGTAAGTTTAGGATATGCAGATGGATACTCAAGAAAAATGACCAACAAATCTTTTGCAATTATCAATGAAAAAATTTACAGACAGGTTGGTGTAGTTACGATGGATAGAATTATGTTTGATGTTGGAAATGATAAAATTAATATCGGTGATGAAGTAATACTTTTAGGTAAATCTAAAAAACACGAAATTTCGGGTTGGGATTGGTGCAATATTTTAAAGACCATTCCTTATGAAATTACCTGCAACATAAGTAAAAGAGTTCCAAGAATTTATATCGAATAA
- a CDS encoding NADH-quinone oxidoreductase subunit A: protein MITEFGKVFIFLLIAILFVIVAIAVSRLIRPARPTYEKLTTYECGENPEGSPWIKFNIRFYVVALIFLIFDVEVVLLIPWALVYKQFGWAGFLVGGFFLILLAIGMAYEWRKGDLEWDRPRPQPPVIKKTKSTQTVIKNEAVEV, encoded by the coding sequence ATGATAACAGAATTCGGCAAAGTCTTCATCTTTCTCCTGATTGCAATTCTCTTTGTGATTGTTGCAATTGCCGTATCAAGATTAATCAGACCTGCCCGCCCTACTTACGAAAAGCTCACAACTTATGAATGCGGTGAAAACCCTGAAGGTTCTCCGTGGATAAAATTCAATATCAGGTTTTATGTTGTTGCTCTCATATTTTTAATTTTTGATGTTGAAGTTGTTTTACTCATTCCCTGGGCTTTGGTTTACAAACAATTCGGTTGGGCTGGATTTCTTGTTGGTGGATTTTTTCTGATCTTACTTGCAATTGGTATGGCTTATGAATGGAGGAAAGGTGACCTTGAGTGGGATAGACCGAGACCACAACCTCCCGTAATAAAGAAGACCAAATCAACTCAAACTGTCATTAAAAATGAAGCTGTGGAAGTTTAA
- the nuoB gene encoding NADH-quinone oxidoreductase subunit NuoB, giving the protein MGLLDKEFSDGNIIITTTEDLFNWARLSSLWQVGFGLACCAIEMMATSASHYDFDRFGVIPRPSPRQSDVIIVSGTVTLKMALRVKRLYEQMPDPKYVISMGSCSNCGGPYWEHGYHVLKGVDRVIPVDVYVPGCPPRPEALLEGLLKLQEKIRNESMVKKSA; this is encoded by the coding sequence ATGGGATTATTAGATAAAGAATTTTCTGATGGCAATATTATCATAACAACTACCGAAGATCTATTCAACTGGGCAAGATTATCTTCTTTGTGGCAAGTTGGTTTTGGTTTGGCTTGTTGTGCAATCGAAATGATGGCAACTTCAGCTTCGCATTATGATTTTGATAGATTTGGTGTTATTCCTCGTCCTTCTCCAAGACAATCGGATGTAATTATAGTCTCCGGAACCGTTACTCTTAAAATGGCTCTGCGTGTTAAAAGATTATACGAACAGATGCCTGATCCGAAATATGTAATTTCGATGGGAAGTTGTTCTAATTGTGGTGGACCTTATTGGGAACATGGTTATCATGTCCTGAAAGGTGTTGATCGTGTTATTCCTGTGGATGTTTATGTTCCTGGTTGCCCGCCAAGACCAGAAGCTTTACTTGAAGGATTATTAAAGTTGCAAGAAAAAATCCGTAATGAATCAATGGTAAAGAAAAGCGCATGA
- a CDS encoding NADH-quinone oxidoreductase subunit C: MKTTEEIFQILKNNFPDSELTLKTDIPLEQFIIISPLDVDKISLFLRDNPDLQFDSLMCLSGVDDFNGQKIKDEAGNEVMQGGTLSVYYHLESTSLRHKLVLKTSTSRENPEVVSVSEIWQSANWHEREAYDMFGIKFINHPDLRRILMPYDWEFGYPLRKDYQNPEFYQGMKVPY; the protein is encoded by the coding sequence ATGAAAACTACTGAAGAAATTTTTCAGATATTAAAAAATAATTTTCCTGATTCAGAACTTACACTGAAAACAGATATTCCTTTAGAACAATTCATTATCATATCACCTTTGGATGTTGATAAGATTTCTCTTTTTCTAAGAGATAATCCTGATTTGCAGTTTGATTCGTTAATGTGCCTTTCAGGAGTTGATGATTTTAATGGTCAGAAAATTAAAGATGAAGCTGGCAATGAAGTTATGCAAGGCGGAACTTTAAGCGTTTATTATCACCTCGAATCAACCTCACTCAGACATAAACTTGTATTAAAGACATCAACATCAAGAGAAAATCCGGAAGTTGTTTCGGTTTCTGAAATTTGGCAATCAGCTAACTGGCACGAACGCGAAGCTTATGATATGTTCGGAATTAAATTTATCAACCATCCTGATTTAAGAAGAATATTAATGCCTTACGATTGGGAATTTGGTTACCCGTTAAGAAAGGATTATCAGAATCCTGAATTTTATCAAGGAATGAAAGTACCTTATTGA
- a CDS encoding NADH-quinone oxidoreductase subunit D has translation MSVRTEEMVLNMGPQHPSTHGVLRLELTLEGEIVTKVVPHIGYLHRCFEKHCEAMTYQQVVPYTDRMDYLAAMGNELGYAIAVEKLLNIQVPERVEYIRVIMAELQRIASHLVAIGTYGADIGAFTPFLYCFRDREKILHLFEITCGARLLYNYIWPGGLSHDLHPDFERLTREFIKEFRPNLVELNNLLTYNRIFIDRTANVGILPVETAINFGVTGPMLRGSGMKWDLRKDDPYSVYHKFDFEIPVGEGKMGTVGDSWDRYFVRVREMEESLKIIEQALDQLPEGDVTSAIPKRIKPPVGQVYARVENPRGELGYFLISDGSTSPFRVKVRAPSFVNLQIMDELCRGHMVADVVAILGSVDIVLGEVDR, from the coding sequence ATGAGTGTTAGAACTGAAGAAATGGTTTTGAATATGGGTCCGCAGCATCCGTCAACACACGGAGTGCTAAGACTCGAACTTACTCTCGAAGGCGAAATTGTAACTAAAGTTGTCCCTCACATTGGTTACCTTCATCGCTGCTTTGAGAAACATTGTGAAGCGATGACTTATCAACAAGTGGTTCCTTACACAGACAGAATGGATTATCTTGCTGCAATGGGAAATGAATTAGGATATGCAATCGCTGTAGAGAAATTATTAAACATTCAGGTTCCAGAACGCGTTGAGTACATAAGAGTAATAATGGCTGAGCTTCAAAGAATTGCCTCACATCTTGTAGCAATTGGAACTTACGGTGCTGATATTGGTGCTTTCACACCATTCCTATATTGTTTTCGTGATCGTGAAAAAATTCTACATCTTTTTGAAATAACCTGCGGTGCAAGATTACTTTATAATTATATCTGGCCCGGTGGTCTTTCACACGATCTTCATCCGGATTTTGAAAGACTTACGAGAGAATTTATCAAAGAATTCAGACCTAACCTTGTTGAATTAAACAACTTACTTACATATAACAGAATTTTTATCGATCGTACTGCCAATGTTGGAATTCTTCCTGTTGAAACAGCAATTAACTTTGGAGTTACCGGACCAATGTTGCGTGGCAGTGGAATGAAATGGGATTTGCGAAAAGATGATCCATATTCAGTCTATCATAAATTTGATTTTGAAATTCCTGTTGGCGAAGGTAAAATGGGAACTGTTGGTGATAGTTGGGACAGATATTTTGTCCGTGTTCGTGAAATGGAAGAAAGCTTAAAGATAATTGAACAAGCACTTGACCAACTTCCTGAAGGTGATGTTACTTCTGCAATTCCAAAAAGAATTAAGCCACCTGTTGGACAAGTTTATGCAAGAGTAGAAAACCCTCGTGGTGAACTTGGTTACTTTTTAATTAGTGATGGTTCTACAAGTCCTTTCAGAGTTAAAGTTCGTGCTCCTTCTTTTGTGAACTTACAAATAATGGATGAACTCTGTCGGGGACATATGGTTGCAGATGTTGTAGCAATCCTCGGAAGTGTTGATATAGTTTTAGGAGAGGTTGATAGATGA
- the nuoH gene encoding NADH-quinone oxidoreductase subunit NuoH — translation MIYEFFNNLIGNEIIAGFIAASLPLLIFILPFALIAVLLERKVAGHMQDRLGPMRVGYHGILQTIADIIKLLQKEDIIARENDKLLFNIAPVLVFAGSYAAFAAIPFTSAYIGANIDLGIFYIIAVTGLVVAGILMAGWASNNKYSLLGAMRSAAQIVSYEIPTILVVLTLVMFTGTTNLMTLSENQTAYFWNWNIFGGPELGLAKFLLIPFMIIAFFIIYISTLAEVNRTPFDIPEAESELVSGYHTEYSGMKFAMFFLAEYANMFAVSAIVSALFFGGYHSPFGYLGNTLDMQWLIPVEQFFWFTFKGVFFVFVQMWLRWTLPRLRVDQLMTASWKYLIPIAFVNLLIVGIITLI, via the coding sequence ATGATTTACGAATTCTTTAATAATCTCATTGGAAACGAAATCATTGCTGGATTTATTGCCGCAAGTCTTCCACTTTTGATTTTCATACTTCCCTTTGCATTGATTGCAGTGCTTCTTGAAAGAAAAGTTGCCGGCCATATGCAGGACAGATTAGGACCAATGAGAGTTGGCTATCACGGAATTTTGCAAACTATCGCTGACATCATAAAACTTCTTCAGAAAGAAGACATTATTGCAAGAGAAAATGATAAGTTACTTTTCAATATTGCACCTGTGCTTGTATTTGCAGGAAGTTATGCAGCATTCGCAGCTATTCCATTTACAAGTGCTTACATAGGCGCTAACATTGACTTAGGAATTTTCTACATTATTGCGGTTACTGGCTTAGTTGTAGCCGGAATTTTGATGGCTGGCTGGGCATCGAATAATAAATATTCTTTGCTTGGTGCAATGCGTTCTGCTGCTCAAATCGTTAGTTATGAAATTCCTACTATTCTTGTTGTACTTACTCTAGTGATGTTCACCGGTACAACAAATCTTATGACGCTTTCTGAAAATCAAACAGCTTACTTTTGGAACTGGAATATATTTGGTGGTCCTGAACTTGGTCTTGCGAAGTTTCTCTTAATTCCGTTTATGATAATTGCATTTTTCATTATTTATATCAGTACTCTTGCTGAAGTAAACAGAACTCCATTCGATATTCCCGAAGCAGAATCAGAATTGGTTTCAGGTTATCATACAGAATATTCAGGAATGAAGTTCGCAATGTTTTTCCTGGCTGAGTATGCTAATATGTTTGCTGTATCTGCAATCGTTTCAGCATTGTTCTTTGGTGGATATCATTCGCCATTCGGATATTTGGGTAATACATTGGATATGCAGTGGCTAATTCCTGTAGAACAATTTTTCTGGTTTACTTTCAAAGGAGTTTTCTTTGTCTTCGTTCAAATGTGGTTAAGATGGACACTACCGAGACTTCGTGTAGACCAGCTTATGACAGCAAGCTGGAAATATCTTATACCAATTGCTTTTGTTAATCTCTTAATTGTTGGAATAATTACTTTAATCTGA
- a CDS encoding NADH-quinone oxidoreductase subunit I, producing the protein MKEYFNNIFTALYTIFVGMKITFRHLFIPAVTIQYPDVKLKLPERERNRLYVNMDDCIGCDQCSRACPVSCIEIETVKSVPGEDLGKTSNGKKKVLWVTKFNIDFAKCCYCQLCVFPCPTECIYMTDVYEFSEYERENLIYDFVTLTPEEREQKKLNYEKFMAEKAAADAAAKQAPKEEPKKES; encoded by the coding sequence ATGAAAGAATATTTTAATAACATATTTACTGCTCTGTACACGATTTTTGTTGGAATGAAAATTACTTTCAGACACTTATTCATTCCTGCTGTTACTATTCAATATCCGGATGTTAAGTTAAAACTTCCTGAGAGAGAAAGAAACCGATTATATGTAAATATGGATGATTGCATTGGTTGCGATCAATGCTCAAGAGCTTGTCCTGTTAGTTGTATTGAAATTGAAACTGTAAAATCAGTTCCGGGTGAAGACCTTGGTAAGACTTCAAACGGTAAGAAAAAAGTTTTATGGGTTACAAAGTTTAACATAGATTTTGCAAAATGTTGTTATTGTCAGTTATGCGTATTCCCTTGCCCGACTGAGTGTATTTATATGACAGATGTTTATGAATTTTCTGAATATGAAAGAGAAAATCTTATATATGATTTTGTTACTTTAACTCCCGAAGAAAGGGAGCAGAAAAAACTTAATTACGAAAAATTTATGGCTGAAAAAGCTGCAGCAGACGCTGCTGCTAAACAAGCACCAAAAGAAGAACCTAAAAAAGAATCTTAA
- a CDS encoding NADH-quinone oxidoreductase subunit J encodes MNIYDLIFYLFGALTLISAFFVVTNKNIVHSAFYLLFTFFGVAGIYVLLGADFVAIVQLIVYVGGILILLLFGVMLTNKITNVEIKTGTINIFSATIGVGLFSGALLAAVIYAPWKVTTVQEPFPTTGILGSLLMNEYVLVFELLGIILLIALIGAASIARR; translated from the coding sequence ATGAATATTTACGACTTAATATTTTATTTATTCGGAGCATTAACACTAATTTCAGCTTTCTTTGTTGTAACTAATAAAAACATTGTTCATTCAGCATTTTATTTATTATTTACTTTTTTCGGAGTAGCAGGAATTTATGTTTTGCTTGGAGCTGACTTCGTGGCAATTGTTCAATTGATTGTTTATGTAGGTGGAATACTTATATTGCTTCTATTTGGAGTAATGCTTACCAATAAAATTACAAATGTTGAAATTAAAACAGGTACAATAAATATTTTCTCTGCCACAATTGGAGTCGGATTGTTTTCAGGTGCATTGTTAGCTGCTGTTATTTATGCTCCCTGGAAAGTTACAACTGTTCAGGAACCATTTCCTACAACGGGAATTCTTGGCTCTTTGCTTATGAATGAATATGTACTTGTTTTCGAATTACTCGGAATAATTCTTTTAATTGCACTTATTGGTGCAGCATCAATTGCGAGAAGATAA
- the nuoK gene encoding NADH-quinone oxidoreductase subunit NuoK, producing the protein MVTVGLTHFLIISTLLFSMGIYAIITRKNAVMVLMGVELVLNSANINFIAFSRFGNFGFNGQLIALFVIVLAAAEAAIALAIVLNIYKNLSTVNVDEVDNLKE; encoded by the coding sequence ATGGTTACAGTTGGATTAACACACTTTTTAATTATAAGCACACTGTTATTTTCGATGGGGATTTATGCAATCATCACAAGAAAAAATGCTGTGATGGTTCTGATGGGAGTTGAACTGGTTTTAAATTCAGCTAATATTAATTTCATTGCATTCTCAAGGTTCGGAAATTTTGGTTTCAATGGTCAATTGATTGCTTTATTTGTTATTGTTCTGGCAGCAGCCGAAGCCGCGATAGCATTAGCAATTGTTCTAAACATTTATAAAAATCTTTCCACAGTTAATGTGGACGAAGTTGATAACTTAAAAGAATAG
- the nuoL gene encoding NADH-quinone oxidoreductase subunit L translates to MDSQFLINTSLYVLFLPLLGFVVTLLLGKKVKSIYLFENLILILTFIASVFILYNKLTNFPDSKIVSEVEWFSFANTPLFGDISIKLGIMIDNITAMMLFVVALISMLVHLYSIAYMKGDERYNRYFAYLGIFTFSMNGIVLTHNILMMYIFWELVGLSSYLLIGFWFEKKSASDAGKKAFIVNRVGDIGMFAGILILFFTYRTFSFDEIFNSISSGVLPFNSTFWLSVTGILLFCGAIGKSAQFPLHVWLPDAMEGPTPVSALIHAATMVAAGVYLVIRIFGLLTADAMMFIAVIGMISSFIPATIALTQNDIKKVLAYSTISQLGYMIMALGVGAYQFAFFHLVTHAFFKAALFLGSGSVIHAMHHEQDIRYMGGLRKKMPLTYWTFVISSLAIAGIPLTSGFLSKDGILASSLAFANLTGHWLFPITGFLVALLTAFYMFRLIIITFHGEPRDHHKFEHAHESPFVMVMPLVVLATLSIFIWYTPNPLNADQGWVLSKWIEKPVLHTPVETRFDFMKPDSESFKDIPEHVIYSTMYSEAMHHAHYPAMFISLFVAISGILLAFIFYHWKKVNVDSLTEKIKPLYTFSLNKWYFDELYDKTFVSGTILLSKALGWFDLKIIDGIVNGAASITKSLSFFIGNFDKIVIDGLVNLTAYLSGFFGLIFRRIQTGKVQTYIVLVIFSIVILLFIFR, encoded by the coding sequence ATGGATAGTCAGTTTTTAATAAATACTTCTCTTTATGTTTTGTTTCTTCCATTGCTTGGATTTGTTGTAACACTTTTACTTGGAAAGAAAGTTAAATCAATTTATTTGTTTGAGAATCTAATTCTCATTCTGACTTTTATTGCATCAGTTTTTATACTTTATAATAAACTCACCAACTTTCCCGATAGCAAAATAGTATCTGAAGTTGAGTGGTTTAGTTTCGCAAACACACCTTTGTTTGGTGATATTTCCATAAAACTTGGAATTATGATTGATAACATCACTGCGATGATGTTATTTGTAGTTGCACTGATTAGTATGCTTGTTCATCTTTACTCAATTGCATATATGAAGGGAGATGAACGATACAACAGATACTTTGCCTATCTTGGAATTTTTACTTTTTCAATGAACGGAATTGTACTCACCCATAACATTCTGATGATGTACATTTTCTGGGAGCTTGTTGGTTTATCTTCTTATCTTTTAATCGGATTCTGGTTTGAAAAGAAATCTGCTTCCGATGCAGGTAAAAAAGCTTTCATAGTGAATCGTGTTGGCGATATTGGAATGTTCGCTGGTATTCTGATTCTTTTCTTTACTTACAGAACATTTTCATTCGATGAAATATTTAATTCAATTTCTTCAGGTGTTCTTCCATTCAACAGCACATTCTGGTTAAGTGTTACAGGAATACTTTTATTCTGTGGAGCAATCGGTAAGTCCGCTCAGTTTCCGCTACATGTCTGGTTACCCGATGCAATGGAAGGTCCAACTCCTGTAAGTGCTTTAATCCACGCTGCAACAATGGTTGCTGCAGGTGTTTATCTTGTTATAAGAATATTTGGATTGCTCACAGCAGATGCAATGATGTTTATTGCAGTAATCGGAATGATTTCTTCTTTCATTCCTGCAACAATTGCCTTAACACAAAATGATATTAAAAAAGTTTTGGCTTACTCAACCATCTCTCAGCTCGGATATATGATAATGGCACTTGGAGTTGGTGCTTATCAGTTTGCTTTCTTTCATTTAGTTACTCACGCATTTTTCAAAGCTGCATTATTTCTTGGTTCTGGTTCTGTTATTCACGCTATGCATCACGAACAGGATATCAGATATATGGGTGGACTGAGAAAGAAAATGCCGTTGACTTACTGGACATTTGTAATATCATCACTTGCAATTGCAGGAATTCCATTAACTTCCGGATTTTTAAGTAAAGATGGAATACTTGCCAGCTCACTTGCTTTTGCAAATTTGACCGGACATTGGCTCTTCCCTATTACCGGATTTCTGGTCGCTTTGCTTACAGCATTTTATATGTTCAGACTGATTATCATTACATTTCACGGTGAACCAAGAGATCATCACAAGTTTGAACACGCACACGAATCTCCGTTTGTAATGGTTATGCCTTTGGTTGTTCTCGCAACATTATCAATTTTTATCTGGTATACACCAAATCCACTCAATGCTGATCAGGGTTGGGTTCTTTCAAAATGGATTGAGAAACCTGTACTGCATACACCTGTTGAAACAAGATTCGATTTTATGAAACCTGATAGTGAATCATTTAAAGACATTCCTGAACATGTTATCTACTCAACGATGTATTCCGAAGCAATGCATCACGCTCACTATCCTGCAATGTTCATTTCACTATTTGTTGCAATAAGCGGAATCTTATTAGCATTTATTTTTTATCATTGGAAGAAAGTTAATGTTGATTCACTTACTGAAAAGATTAAACCTCTTTATACTTTTTCGCTTAACAAATGGTACTTTGATGAATTGTATGATAAAACCTTTGTAAGTGGAACGATTTTACTCAGCAAAGCTCTTGGTTGGTTCGATCTGAAAATAATTGATGGAATAGTTAACGGAGCTGCATCAATAACAAAATCTTTGTCTTTCTTCATTGGAAATTTTGATAAGATTGTAATTGATGGACTTGTTAATCTTACAGCATACTTGAGTGGATTTTTCGGTTTAATATTCAGAAGAATTCAAACGGGAAAAGTACAGACTTATATCGTATTGGTAATTTTCTCAATAGTTATTTTATTATTCATATTTAGATAA